A genomic segment from Nicotiana tabacum cultivar K326 chromosome 7, ASM71507v2, whole genome shotgun sequence encodes:
- the LOC107767386 gene encoding uncharacterized protein LOC107767386 has product MATFTSFAIRIPNLQSSDRRSIFHPNGSQKIHKLLRCNAENSTGNSSTSTSTSSQGSESENVLLKMAWYGSEVLGIAASFFRSPTGTEASSGGNLELEIDGSGVVDRALVADTIKDDFQRSYFVTGNLTLNAYEENCEFADPAGSFKGLSRFKRNCTNFGYLVERSNMKLVKWEDFEEKAIGHWRFCCILSFPWKPILSATGYTEYYFSEKSGKVCRHIEHWNVPKMALLKQIIRPSRGIWQKKASG; this is encoded by the exons ATGGCAACTTTTACTTCTTTTGCTATCAGAATTCCCAATCTTCAGTCCAGCGACCGACGTTCTATTTTCCATCCAAATGGTAGTCAGAAAATACACAAGTTATTGCGATGCAATGCTGAAAACTCAACAGGCAATTCATCCACCAGTACTAGTACTAGCAGCCAAGGTTCTGAGTCTGAAAATGTGCTGCTGAAGATGGCTTGGTATGGTTCTGAGGTTCTTGGCATTGCTGCTTCCTTTTTTCGTTCTCCCACGGGTACTGAAGCTTCTTCTGGGGGGAATTTGGAACTTGAAATTGATGGGTCTGGAGTTGTTGATCGTGCCCTTGTGGCTGATACTATTAAAGATGACTTCCAAAGATCCTACTTTGTTACAG GAAACCTGACCCTTAATGCATATGAAGAGAATTGTGAATTTGCGGATCCAGCAGGTTCCTTCAAAGGGCTTAGTCGGTTTAAAAGGAATTGCACTAATTTTGGTTACCTTGTTGAGAGATCAAATATGAAGCTCGTGAAGTGGGAGGACTTTGAG GAGAAGGCGATTGGTCACTGGCGTTTCTGTTGCATACTGTCATTTCCATGGAAGCCCATTCTTTCAG CAACTGGTTATACAGAATACTATTTCAGTGAGAAATCTGGAAAAGTATGCAGGCATATAGAGCATTGGAATGTCCCAAAGATGGCTCTTCTGAAGCAAATCATACGGCCTAGTAGGGGAATATGGCAGAAAAAAGCCAGTGGTTGA